DNA sequence from the Cetobacterium somerae ATCC BAA-474 genome:
CTAAAAGAAGATTTACTCCACTTCCTGGATCACATATGATTTGTGCTAATAAAGGCGTTACTGCATATAGACCTACAGAAAATAGAGAGTTTAAAGAAAATGAAGGATATGGTGTTTGGTGTTTCATCGCAATCTCAATAGCAAAAGATAGAGATAAAGATGCCAGTCTATTTATAGAAGATGCTGGAATCTGGACTGAAAATGATAATCCAGAAGATTTAAAAAAATTCTTAGAAGATCATAGAAAAGCTATTGTTTGGTCTGTTGTTGAGTGTGGAAAAGATTCTCATGTTGCATATGATAGAACTTATGTGGGATTTGCTTATACTATCATGAAACCAGGAGAAATTGGAACATCTTTAACTTGTGGACCATATGTTACTTTAGCTAGAAAAGCCGTTCCTGAAAAAGGATTTGGAGAGTTAAACAACCTAACTCTTTCTCAATGGCTAGATGTTCAAGGATTAGAACCTATTGTAAAAAAATAGTTCTAAATATTTAAGGAGGTTTTGGCTATTATGGAAAAAAAGAGCTCTTTAGGAATTTTTACATTATCAACAATTGTTGTTGGTTCTATGATTGGTGGAGGAATATTTAATATGCCTAAAAATATTGCTCAATCGTCATCGGCTGGAGCTGCCATGATTGGATGGTTAATCTCTGGTATTGGGGTTCTTTTTTTAGCCAAAACCTTTCAAATCTTAGCTAGTGAAACTCCTGATGTTACAGATGGAATTTATAAATATGCCAAAGAGGGATTTGGAACTTTTTCAGGTTTTCATTCTGCCTGGGGATATTGGATTTCAAACGTTATAAGTAATGCCAGCTACCCTGTTCTTTTAGTTCAAACTTTAAATTATTTTTTTCCTAGTATTGGACCTATCAATAGTTTTAACGGTATTATTTTAGGAAGTGTTTTAATTTGGATTGTTATTGGAACTGCCCTTGCTGGAGATGTTGGATTAAAATTTAT
Encoded proteins:
- the hdcA gene encoding histidine decarboxylase, pyruvoyl type; protein product: MKIDKTAISFYEDYCDGYGAPGSTGNGYVSVLKVSVGTVPKTDDILIDGIVAYDRAEVNDAYVGQINMLTASSFCGLAGQVWGYDLAKHDSIAEDSNPTVLEVPQFDGSILKVYDAKPLLEAGVELFGTESKRRFTPLPGSHMICANKGVTAYRPTENREFKENEGYGVWCFIAISIAKDRDKDASLFIEDAGIWTENDNPEDLKKFLEDHRKAIVWSVVECGKDSHVAYDRTYVGFAYTIMKPGEIGTSLTCGPYVTLARKAVPEKGFGELNNLTLSQWLDVQGLEPIVKK